Proteins encoded in a region of the Isoalcanivorax pacificus W11-5 genome:
- a CDS encoding transposase has protein sequence MQRIPRRRYTDDFKAQAVTLAGSIGRAQAARQLDISVKTLANWLDASRAERPVSSPSRAPVSDLESELERLRAENATLKIEREILKKATAFFAKESK, from the coding sequence ATGCAACGTATACCCCGTCGTCGCTACACAGACGATTTCAAGGCTCAGGCGGTCACGCTGGCCGGCTCAATCGGTCGTGCTCAAGCGGCACGACAGCTGGATATATCCGTCAAAACACTGGCCAACTGGCTGGATGCATCACGGGCCGAGCGGCCCGTGAGCTCACCCTCGCGTGCACCGGTTAGCGACCTGGAAAGTGAGCTGGAGCGGCTCCGAGCCGAGAATGCCACGCTCAAGATCGAGCGTGAAATCTTAAAAAAAGCGACGGCGTTCTTCGCCAAGGAGTCCAAGTGA